A genomic window from Bubalus bubalis isolate 160015118507 breed Murrah chromosome X, NDDB_SH_1, whole genome shotgun sequence includes:
- the LOC102409792 gene encoding histone H2B-like, translated as MDSVCDVRESRAYKFGQLPSTPSLFFWAELWGMVALPCPNHPLTAIEEDVITKENGTSEIEPSETEMAKAETSKPEPYDAEPKKAKQKTAKGRCRRRRLCHHDNFSSFATYFPRVLRQVHTGLSLSHDSANLLDSFVKDMFEPIAEEARRPAHYNKRHTITRKDIETAVRLLLPGELRKYVTEATKSLIRYHTCR; from the coding sequence ATGGACAGTGTCTGTGACGTCAGGGAAAGCAGGGCCTATAAATTCGGCCAACTGCCTTCAACGCCCTCACTGTTCTTCTGGGCTGAGCTATGGGGAATGGTGGCTCTACCGTGTCCAAACCATCCTCTGACAGCTATTGAAGAAGACGTGATCACCAAAGAAAATGGCACCTCCGAAATTGAGCCCTCTGAAACAGAGATGGCGAAAGCGGAGACCTCCAAACCAGAGCCATATGATGCAGAACcaaaaaaggcaaagcagaagACAGCTAAGGGCCGCTGTCGCCGTCGCAGGCTCTGCCATCATGACAATTTCTCAAGTTTTGCTACCTATTTCCCTAGGGTGCTGAGGCAAGTACATACAGGCCTGAGTCTTTCCCACGACTCCGCAAACCTCCTGGATTCATTTGTGAAAGATATGTTTGAGCCGATTGCCGAAGAGGCCAGGCGCCCGGCCCACTACAACAAGCGCCACACCATCACGCGCAAAGACATCGAGACAGCTGTGCGTCTTCTGTTGCCTGGGGAGCTCCGCAAGTATGTAACCGAGGCCACCAAGTCGCTCATCAGATACCACACCTGCAGATGA
- the RTL9 gene encoding retrotransposon Gag-like protein 9, with amino-acid sequence MADTSIPLNSLQFSNVLREENGDTQNRDMTFSGPTHENTAEGQILPSSVQPMVSTSASDPGGMSTQLMTSPAFDTMATPLMGTANSGAVSSPLLSDSGALSPLLMPTSDSEALSPLLMPTSDSGMLSPLLMPASDSGTLSPLLSTSEYGLMSPGLMIPDFGTMSTALTATPDSEDISPLAMSASSSEAMATPLMLAPDSGELSPLLMPDINPREMSTQPMPAPGFEGMSPLQITDEDTEAMSKVLMTALVSGEISSLLMSDTDSEAISSLIMSALTSESMSTQLTSTQDSGEMSTQLMSGPDSAVQSLPLTTAPGSGAISSPLLSVPEAGEMPTLSKPGPDAEAVSPLLMMALTSGGMPTQLMPAQSSGAMSSQLTQNLDSQIVSTPPTRATASGEMSASSARASDSGARSTLRMRTPASGNMSTLLKTVPDSAALSTPLMTATTSGTMSAEPVPTAASRGMSTHLTTAQISGATSTGFMKVPASGAKSTPRMRAPALGVMSIPPSTAPISETVSMLQTTTPASGSVPTLQIKAPVSGATSRSQRRATASRVTAGPQMRASGTMSTPQMTAKASGSMSSLLTRDTAPGVMSVPLMKATASGALSKPLTTTKASEAMFMQQMTTAASGEISTMLMRDIASGAMSMPQMTDTASAGMSTPLMRAPASGDMSTPQMTAAASGSMSMPLTRAPGPGTMPTVLMRSTVSGKMPSQPIGTQDFGGMSMSFKRFMTSAGMSTLQMRAPASEVMSTPKIRAPSFGAVSTPLMRASNPGEVSTLLTRASSSGEMSSALTRPPTSGEIATTPLRAPAYGAMSTPQRTATASGMMSMPQTRAPISGPMSTPLMRSMASGVMSTPQMTAVASGGVSMPLLRAPASGATSAPQMPTAASAEVCTLSMRAPSLGVMSPPLLRAPVSGIMCTPPRRPSVSEDVSTEFMRAPASGKMATAQTTAMASGGMSKPFVRAVASGVTSMPLMSAMASGETSMPLMKSLSSGATSTLQTRVVSSGSTSLPQTTYATSGKMSTPLMRASASRATSTPLMRASASGMMSMPLLRPISSGGMSMPLMRATVPGAMFASQMAAPGMMSTLGIKATDSGETSAPHTNVTASGSKSTPHATTTPPKTVKPPSEEVPSFGMLTPALCYLLEEQEAARGSCPVEEEVEIDEEKQMKGFLNDSEKMAFLVSLHLGAAERWSILQMEVGNPLTSEDKSFLRRSQGLYDSLSEIDILSAVLCHPKQGQKSVRQYATDFLLLARHLSWSDAILRTRFLEGLSEAVATKMGRIFLKVAGSLKELIDRSLYTECQLAGEKNSRGSSSQVLTSPCKRNSEEAMENELNPQQQTEEHQHVPKRCYYLKEHEDPQEGLHDHLRKSTGHQKAPTNK; translated from the exons ATGGCAGATACATCAATACCCTTAAATTCACTGCAGTTCAGCAATGTGCTGAGGGAGGAAAATGGCGACACCCAAAATAGGGATATGACCTTCTCTGGACCAACGCATGAGAACACAGCAGAAGGCCAAATTCTGCCTTCTAGTGTCCAGCCTATGgtctcaacttcagcatcagacccTGGAGGGATGTCCACACAGCTGATGACATCCCCAGCCTTTGACACCATGGCCACACCTCTAATGGGAACAGCAAACTCTGGAGCTGTGTCCTCACCGCTCCTGTCAGACTCTGGGGCACTGTCCCCATTGTTAATGCCAACTTCAGATTCAGAGGCTCTGTCCCCATTGTTAATGCCAACCTCAGACTCGGGGATGCTTTCCCCATTGCTAATGCCAGCCTCAGATTCTGGAACATTGTCTCCATTGCTGTCCACTTCAGAGTATGGATTAATGTCCCCAGGGCTGATGATTCCTGACTTTGGAACAATGTCCACAGCACTAACAGCAACACCAGATTCTGAAGACATATCACCACTGGCAATGTCAGCCTCATCCTCTGAAGCAATGGCCACACCATTGATGCTAGCCCCAGATTCTGGAGAGCTCTCCCCACTGCTAATGCCAGATATTAACCCCAGAGAGATGTCCACGCAGCCAATGCCAGCTCCAGGCTTTGAAGGAATGTCACCATTGCAaattacagatgaagacactgaagcaATGTCCAAAGTGCTAATGACTGCCCTGGTCTCTGGAGAGATCTCTTCACTGCTCATGTCAGACACAGACTCTGAAGCGATCTCCTCACTGATAATGTCAGCCCTAACTTCTGAATCAATGTCCACCCAGCTAACGAGCACCCAAGATTCTGGGGAAATGTCCACCCAGCTAATGTCAGGCCCAGACTCTGCAGTACAGTCTTTACCACTAACAACAGCTCCAGGCTCCGGAGCCATATCCTCACCACTCCTGTCAGTCCCTGAGGCTGGAGAAATGCCCACCTTGTCAAAGCCAGGCCCAGATGCTGAGGCAGTGTCCCCACTGCTAATGATGGCTCTGACCTCTGGAGGGATGCCCACCCAGCTGATGCCAGCCCAAAGCTCTGGAGCTATGTCCTCACAGTTAACACAAAATCTAGATTCTCAGATTGTGTCTACTCCACCAACGAGAGCAACAGCCTCCGGGGAGATGTCTGCTTCGTCAGCGAGAGCCTCAGATTCTGGAGCAAGGTCGACACTGCGAATGAGAACTCCAGCCTCTGGCAATATGTCCACGCTGCTAAAGACAGTCCCAGACTCTGCAGCACTGTCCACCCCACTGATGACAGCCACAACCTCTGGAACCATGTCCGCAGAGCCAGTGCCAACTGCAGCCTCTAGAGGAATGTCCACACACTTAACAACGGCTCAGATTTCTGGAGCCACATCCACAGGCTTTATGAAAGTCCCAGCCAGTGGGGCAAAGTCCACACCACGAATGAGAGCTCCAGCCTTGGGGGTAATGTCCATcccacccagcacagcccccaTCTCTGAAACAGTATCTATGCTACAAACGACCACCCCAGCCTCTGGGTCAGTGCCCACACTGCAAATAAAAGCGCCTGTCTCTGGAGCAACATCTAGGTCACAAAGGAGAGCCACAGCCTCGAGAGTGACAGCCGGACCACAAATGAGAGCCTCTGGAACCATGTCCACCCCACAGATGACAGCCAAAGCCTCTGGATCCATGTCCTCACTATTAACGAGAGACACAGCCCCGGGAGTGATGTCCGTGCCGCTGATGAAAGCTACAGCCTCAGGAGCATTGTCCAAGCCACTAACAACAACCAAAGCCTCAGAAGCAATGTTCATGCAGCAAATGACAACTGCAGCTTCTGGAGAGATCTCCACAATGCTAATGAGAGACATAGCTTCTGGAGCCATGTCCATGCCACAGATGACAGACACTGCCTCTGCCGGGATGTCCACACCACTAATGAGAGCCCCAGCCTCTGGAGACATGTCCACACCACAAATGACAGCCGCAGCCTCTGGAAGCATGTCCATGCCCCTAACGAGAGCCCCGGGCCCTGGAACCATGCCCACAGTGCTAATGAGATCCACAGTCTCTGGAAAGATGCCCAGTCAGCCAATAGGCACTCAAGACTTTGGGGGGATGTCCATGTCGTTCAAAAGATTCATGACCTCTGCAGGGATGTCCACGCTGCAGATGCGAGCCCCAGCCTCTGAAGTGATGTCCACACCAAAAATTAGAGCCCCAAGCTTTGGGGCAGTATCCACACCCCTGATGAGAGCCTCAAACCCTGGAGAGGTGTCCACACTTCTCACAAGAGCTTCATCCTCTGGAGAGATGTCCTCAGCACTAACGAGACCCCCAACTTCTGGGGAGATAGCCACCACCCCTCTGAGAGCCCCAGCTTATGGAGCAATGTCTACTCCGCAAAGAACAGCCACAGCCTCTGGCATGATGTCCATGCCACAAACGAGGGCTCCAATCTCTGGGCCGATGTCCACACCACTCATGAGATCCATGGCCTCTGGAGTGATGTCCACGCCTCAAATGACAGCTGTGGCCTCTGGAGGGGTGTCCATGCCATTGTTGAGGGCCCCAGCCTCTGGAGCAACATCTGCACCACAGATGCCCACAGCAGCATCTGCAGAGGTGTGCACGCTATCCATGCGAGCCCCCAGCTTGGGAGTGATGTCCCCGCCATTATTAAGGGCTCCAGTCTCTGGAATTATGTGCACACCCCCAAGGAGACCCTCAGTCTCTGAAGATGTGTCCACAGAGTTCATGAGAGCTCCAGCCTCTGGAAAGATGGCCACCGCACAAACCACAGCCATGGCCTCGGGAGGGATGTCCAAGCCATTTGTGAGAGCCGTGGCCTCTGGAGTAACATCCATGCCACTGATGTCTGCCATGGCTTCTGGAGAAACATCCATGCCACTAATGAAAAGCCTGTCATCTGGAGCAACGTCCACACTGCAAACAAGAGTTGTGAGTTCTGGATCAACGTCTTTGCCACAAACAACATACGCAACCTCAGGAAAGATGTCCACACCACTGATGAGAGCCTCGGCTTCCAGAGCCACATCCACACCACTCATGAGAGCCTCAGCTTCTGGAATGATGTCCATGCCACTTCTAAGACCCATATCCTCTGGGGGGATGTCCATGCCACTAATGAGGGCCACAGTCCCAGGAGCCATGTTTGCATCCCAAATGGCAGCCCCTGGAATGATGTCCACCTTGGGAATCAAAGCCACAGACTCTGGGGAAACATCTGCCCCTCACACCAATGTCACAGCCTCGGGATCAAAGTCCACACCACATGCGACGACCACCCCCCCCAAAACAGTAAAGCCACCATCAGAGGAAGTCCCATCTTTTGGCATGCTGACCCCAGCACTCTGTTACCTCTTAGAAGAACAAGAAGCAGCCCGGGGTTCATGCCCTGTGGAAGAGGAGGTGGAGATTGATGAGGAGAAGCAAATGAAGGGATTTTTGAATGATTCAGAGAAAATGGCTTTTCTGGTGTCTCTTCATCTGGGGGCAGCAGAGAGGTGGTCCATCTTGCAGATGGAGGTAGGAAACCCCCTCACCAGTGAAGATAAATCTTTCCTGAGAAGATCCCAGGGCTTATACGACTCCCTGTCTGAAATTGACATCCTCAGTGCAGTTCTCTGCCATCCCAAGCAGGGCCAGAAGTCGGTCAGGCAGTATGCCACTGACTTCCTTCTGCTGGCCCGACATTTGTCTTGGTCCGATGCCATTCTGCGGACCAGGTTCCTGGAAGGACTCTCTGAAGCTGTTGCCACCAAAATGGGCCGGATCTTCCTGAAGGTGGCTGGCAGCCTAAAGGAGCTGATAGATAGGTCTCTCTATACCGAGTGCCAGCTGGCTGGAGAGAAGAATTCCCGAGGCAGCTCCAGCCAGGTTCTGACATCACCCTGTAAGCGGAATAGCGAGGAGGCAATGGAGAATGAACTGAACCCCCAGCAGCAGACCGAGGAG CACCAGCATGTTCCCAAACGCTGTTACTACCTGAAAGAGCATGAAGACCCTCAAGAGGGTCTGCACGACCACCTTCGAAAGAGCACAGGCCATCAGAAGGCCCCCACTAACAAGTAA